From a single Pelmatolapia mariae isolate MD_Pm_ZW linkage group LG20, Pm_UMD_F_2, whole genome shotgun sequence genomic region:
- the LOC134618145 gene encoding ribosomal biogenesis protein LAS1L-like, translating into MMRIGAKKLKIPVWLVHLRHRATHWTTPPSLKSLRQGCEAALEWLKEEHWAKYKETDLKRQEGGMLKRIKKSALQSRNQLIDVLLGDGFLVPTVGQLEEFGCDTSYCASLTEPRLPKTFLRFWLPLLKMVSSPAFIQVFLEKLFAKQKLLTKEPKGHRAFYIAAWISEVLLCNRKKGARRKHRIFRNRIQLKGLDLISLCLDAPSISMPHLLQLILDDMEH; encoded by the coding sequence ATGATGAGGATCGGGGCTAAAAAGCTAAAGATCCCAGTGTGGTTGGTACATCTGAGGCACAGGGCCACTCACTGGACGACTCCTCCATCCCTGAAGTCGTTGCGACAGGGATGTGAGGCGGCGCTGGAGTGGCTCAAAGAAGAGCACTGGGCCAAGTATAAGGAGACTGACCTCAAGCGGCAGGAAGGTGGCATgttaaaaagaatcaaaaagtCTGCCTTGCAGTCCAGGAATCAGTTGATTGATGTGCTGCTGGGGGATGGATTTCTGGTTCCTACAGTTGGGCAGCTGGAAGAATTTGGCTGTGACACCTCATACTGTGCCAGTCTCACTGAGCCCAGATTGCCAAAAACGTTTCTGCGCTTTTGGCTGCCCCTGCTTAAGATGGTCAGCTCACCAGCATTTATCCAAGTCTTCCTTGAGAAGCTCTTTGCGAAGCAGAAGCTGCTCACCAAAGAGCCCAAAGGTCACAGGGCTTTCTACATTGCAGCCTGGATTTCAGAAGTCCTCCTATGCAATAGGAAGAAAGGTGCCAGGAGGAAGCACAGGATCTTTAGGAACCGGATCCAGCTGAAGGGGTTGGACCTAATATCTTTGTGCCTGGATGCCCCCTCCATCAGCATGCCTCACCTGCTCCAGTTAATCCTGGATGACATGGAGCACtga
- the LOC134618149 gene encoding filamin-A-like has translation RHSTRLPQVKVLPTHDASKVRASGSGLKTTGVPTSLPVKFNIDAKDAGPRREAQEANICDNHDGTYLVSYVPDMTDRYATLIKYGGDEIPYSPY, from the exons CGTCATTCTACGCGACTACCACAG GTGAAGGTGCTGCCCACCCATGATGCCAGCAAGGTGCGTGCAAGTGGATCCGGCCTTAAAACCACTGGAGTGCCCACCTCTCTGCCAGTGAAGTTCAACATTGATGCCAAAGATGCAG GACCCAGACGGGAAGCCCAAGAAGCAAATATCTGTGACAACCATGATGGGACCTACCTGGTGTCTTATGTGCCAGACATGACTGACAGATACGCCACACTCATTAAGTACGGAGGAGACGAGATCCCTTATTCACCCTACTGA
- the LOC134618137 gene encoding uncharacterized protein LOC134618137 isoform X1 — protein MMSFRVIRLIKITEEGLSYGGVETQTTQLGSVSQKCKGQTEGPASALRQKELAEGIGIEDDDTEDREVPPTECEDVEDIGSPDVKAELPSHLSITKDVKERCIHLLSDPSLRLRLKVLDVLELCVQVLSERENELLPMAHRCWPALLQRLTADDPLAVLRAFRSSKVHHWSLTMSVHDSREPLPDVVRCCQSLSTHSSRKLLQDVIRAASNECDDVRGAAVVSSDGLQCRMLTGLGCDGPSGRTRLGQEAPRLPGTRLAWTPLSKRNFCPAQEHTRNIRPGLWDWVGFLCTKRIVF, from the exons ATGATGTCGTTTAGAGTGATAAGACTCATCAAAATCACAGAGGAGGGTCTGAGCTATGGTGGTGttgagacacagacaacacagCTTGGAAGTGTTTCACAGAAGTGTAAAGGACAGACAGAG GGGCCGGCAAGTGCTCTGCGCCAGAAAGAACTGGCAGAGGGCATTGGAATAGAGGACGATGACACCGAAGACCGAG AGGTCCCTCCCACTGAGTGTGAGGATGTGGAAGATATTGGTAGTCCTGATGTGAAAGCAGAGCTTCCCTCCCACCTCAGCATCACTAAGGATGTTAAGGAGCGCTGCATTCATCTGCTGTCTgatcccagcctcaggctccgACTCAAG GTACTGGACGTGCTGGAGTTGTGCGTTCAGGTGCTGAGTGAGAGGGAAAATGAACTGCTGCCTATGGCTCATCGCTGCTGGCCAGCACTCCTGCAGAGACTCACAGCCGATGACCCATTAGCAGTCCTCAGAGCCTTCAGG TCGTCTAAGGTCCATCACTGGTCTCTCACCATGAGTGTTCACGACAGCCGCGAGCCTCTCCCAGATGTTGTCAGATGTTGTCAGAGTCTCAGTACTCACAGCAGccgcaagcttctccaagatgtcatCCGTGCTGCATCTAATGAGT GTGATGACGTGAGGGGAGCCGCGGTGGTATCGAGCGACGGACTCCAGTGCAGAATGCTAACTGGGCTGGGATGTGATGGGCCCAGTGGACGGACGAGACTGGGACAGGAGGCTCCTCGTCTGCCTGGCACGAGGCTGGCCTGGACCCCGCTCAGCAAGAGGAATTTCTGTCCAGCTCAAGAACACACAAGGAATATTCGTCCTGGGTTGTGGGACTGGGTGGGATTTTTGTGCACGAAGAGAATTGTATTTTGA
- the LOC134618137 gene encoding TELO2-interacting protein 1 homolog isoform X2, with protein sequence MMSFRVIRLIKITEEGLSYGGVETQTTQLGSVSQKCKGQTEGPASALRQKELAEGIGIEDDDTEDREVPPTECEDVEDIGSPDVKAELPSHLSITKDVKERCIHLLSDPSLRLRLKVLDVLELCVQVLSERENELLPMAHRCWPALLQRLTADDPLAVLRAFRVMT encoded by the exons ATGATGTCGTTTAGAGTGATAAGACTCATCAAAATCACAGAGGAGGGTCTGAGCTATGGTGGTGttgagacacagacaacacagCTTGGAAGTGTTTCACAGAAGTGTAAAGGACAGACAGAG GGGCCGGCAAGTGCTCTGCGCCAGAAAGAACTGGCAGAGGGCATTGGAATAGAGGACGATGACACCGAAGACCGAG AGGTCCCTCCCACTGAGTGTGAGGATGTGGAAGATATTGGTAGTCCTGATGTGAAAGCAGAGCTTCCCTCCCACCTCAGCATCACTAAGGATGTTAAGGAGCGCTGCATTCATCTGCTGTCTgatcccagcctcaggctccgACTCAAG GTACTGGACGTGCTGGAGTTGTGCGTTCAGGTGCTGAGTGAGAGGGAAAATGAACTGCTGCCTATGGCTCATCGCTGCTGGCCAGCACTCCTGCAGAGACTCACAGCCGATGACCCATTAGCAGTCCTCAGAGCCTTCAGG GTGATGACGTGA
- the LOC134618185 gene encoding kinesin-like protein KIF1B encodes MNQNEPLSFLHRHNEAFSTEPLKNTGKGAPLGFYHVQNISVEVTESFIENIKSKPVVFEVFSHYQQHPLHLHGQDVNSIQEILSYSHPLLRNCPEETASGSMTCHSHQ; translated from the exons ATGAACCAGAATGAACCCCTCAGTTTCTTGCACCGTCACAATGAGGCTTTTTCCACCGAGCCTCTGAAAAACACTGGCAAAGGAGCTCCTCTGGGCTTTTACCACGTCCAGAAt ATTTCTGTCGAAGTTACAGAGTCTTTTATTGAGAACATCAAGAGCAAGCCCGTCGTGTTTGAAGTGTTCAGCCACTACCAGCAGCACCCGCTGCACCTCCATGGCCAGGACGTGAACAG catccaggaaatacTATCCTATTCCCATCCGTTGCTTAGAAACTGTCCTGAGGAGACAGCTTCAGGATCAATGACATGTCATTCACACCAATGA